One segment of Anatilimnocola aggregata DNA contains the following:
- a CDS encoding leucine-rich repeat domain-containing protein: MAEAPLPSDKQPRTKTWAPRFSLRTLLIGCAMLAMAAGLPRYRSMTQRFAAKRLAEKGIELVIHPDATQSHLSWLVFGDNRYDWVRDIVIADVAISNADVSLLKQFPSARQLFVSDCRSANKMLEQIRTFKWLGLVQIERSPVCDQDVQELSHLKHLTSLVLIQPADAEFDLSRLGSHPSLLYLHLRGRAFTDKTVIDVSKIEGLNTFTIDDASITDDGVRHLGKLTQLYFLSITSCRVTGASLDTLSACPQLEHLSLSRCQIDRAGTLQIARLPQVRKVDLYSTSVTKADIVELEKATKLVFSDFMFNQTP; the protein is encoded by the coding sequence ATGGCTGAAGCCCCTCTCCCATCTGACAAGCAGCCGCGGACCAAAACTTGGGCACCGCGGTTTTCGTTGCGGACTCTTCTGATCGGCTGCGCCATGTTAGCGATGGCGGCAGGTTTGCCTCGCTATCGCAGCATGACGCAGAGATTTGCAGCTAAGCGATTGGCTGAAAAAGGGATCGAGCTTGTCATTCATCCAGACGCGACGCAGTCGCATCTTTCTTGGCTAGTCTTTGGCGATAACCGGTACGATTGGGTGCGCGATATCGTCATCGCAGATGTCGCCATATCCAACGCCGATGTTTCCCTCCTGAAACAGTTTCCGAGCGCGCGTCAATTATTCGTTTCGGACTGTCGTTCAGCGAACAAGATGTTGGAGCAAATTCGCACGTTCAAATGGCTGGGCTTGGTGCAGATTGAAAGGTCACCTGTCTGCGATCAAGACGTCCAGGAACTGAGTCATCTTAAGCACCTAACTTCGTTGGTCCTGATTCAACCTGCGGATGCAGAATTCGATTTAAGTCGTCTTGGAAGTCATCCTTCCCTCCTCTATCTCCATCTGAGGGGCCGTGCATTCACCGATAAAACCGTGATAGATGTTTCCAAGATCGAAGGCCTGAACACATTCACAATCGATGACGCAAGTATCACCGACGACGGTGTGCGCCATCTCGGTAAGTTGACTCAACTCTATTTCCTGTCAATCACATCGTGCAGGGTAACCGGTGCATCACTGGATACCCTTTCCGCGTGCCCGCAACTCGAACATTTGAGTCTATCTCGCTGCCAAATCGATCGGGCCGGAACGCTACAAATTGCTCGCTTGCCTCAAGTCCGGAAAGTCGACCTATATTCGACGTCGGTCACGAAAGCAGATATAGTGGAACTGGAAAAGGCTACCAAGCTTGTGTTTAGCGACTTCATGTTCAATCAAACTCCCTGA
- a CDS encoding DUF1501 domain-containing protein yields MSLDLSRRQVLRVGGAGLLGMNLPGLLRAESTASIKPRAKSVIFLFQWGGPSHIDMFDRKPNAPEEYRGPLKGISTSLPGLETCEHLPETAKRMHHCTVIRTLTHKMKNHNSAGYYALSGHEPPSDDQRLRDSLDLFPAYGSIVDKLAPSRNGLPTFVAYPHVIRDGSITPGQHASFLGKAHDPLLFTDDPNSPNFKLPELSLPDGLSLDRLHRRRAMQKLVDQQAKLLETSAEVRGFDEYYDRAINMLTSDRVRKAFDLSAEPPEVRDRYGRSTYGQGCLLARRLVEAGTKFVTVYFSNTIGGRSTTEGGWDTHGFDGTRMYPIVEKYHFPRMEETFPTLLDDLSERGLLDDTLVVWMGEFGRTPKINANASRDHWPNCYSVVLAGGGVKRGFIYGKSDDKGQYPDEHPVKPEDLAATIYYLLGIDPNSEVRDKNNRPLFIGGKPVLEVIA; encoded by the coding sequence ATGTCACTCGACCTCTCTCGTCGCCAAGTCCTGCGCGTCGGCGGCGCGGGGCTGCTCGGGATGAATTTGCCCGGGCTGCTGAGGGCGGAGAGTACTGCGTCGATCAAGCCGCGGGCGAAGTCGGTGATCTTTCTATTTCAGTGGGGCGGGCCTAGTCACATCGACATGTTCGATCGGAAGCCCAATGCGCCCGAAGAGTATCGCGGGCCGCTAAAGGGAATTTCGACCAGCTTGCCGGGGCTGGAGACGTGCGAGCACTTGCCGGAAACGGCGAAGCGGATGCATCACTGCACGGTCATTCGCACGCTGACGCACAAGATGAAGAATCACAACTCGGCCGGCTACTATGCCCTCAGCGGGCATGAGCCGCCGAGCGACGATCAGCGGCTGCGCGATTCGCTCGACCTGTTTCCCGCCTACGGCAGCATCGTCGACAAGTTGGCTCCGAGTCGCAACGGTCTGCCGACGTTTGTCGCCTATCCACACGTCATTCGCGACGGCTCGATTACTCCTGGCCAGCACGCCAGTTTTCTCGGCAAGGCGCACGATCCGCTCTTGTTTACCGATGATCCGAATTCGCCGAATTTTAAGCTGCCGGAACTGAGCCTGCCCGATGGCTTGTCGCTCGATCGACTCCATCGCCGCCGGGCCATGCAGAAACTGGTCGATCAACAGGCCAAGCTCTTGGAGACTTCGGCCGAGGTGCGCGGCTTCGACGAATACTATGATCGCGCGATCAACATGCTCACCAGCGATCGAGTGCGCAAGGCCTTCGACCTTTCGGCCGAGCCGCCGGAAGTGCGCGACCGCTATGGCCGCAGTACCTATGGCCAGGGCTGTCTGCTCGCGCGACGGCTGGTTGAGGCTGGGACGAAGTTCGTGACCGTCTATTTCTCGAACACCATCGGCGGCCGCAGCACGACCGAAGGGGGCTGGGATACGCACGGCTTCGACGGCACGCGGATGTATCCCATCGTCGAGAAGTATCACTTTCCCCGCATGGAAGAAACATTCCCCACGCTGCTCGACGATTTGAGCGAGCGCGGACTGCTGGACGATACGCTGGTCGTCTGGATGGGTGAATTTGGTCGCACGCCAAAGATCAACGCCAACGCGAGTCGCGATCACTGGCCCAATTGCTATAGCGTGGTGCTGGCCGGCGGCGGCGTGAAGCGCGGATTCATTTACGGCAAGAGTGACGACAAGGGGCAGTATCCCGACGAGCACCCCGTGAAGCCCGAAGACCTGGCAGCTACGATCTACTACCTACTCGGCATTGATCCCAACAGTGAAGTGCGCGACAAGAATAACCGTCCCTTGTTTATCGGCGGCAAGCCCGTCCTGGAAGTGATCGCCTGA
- a CDS encoding DUF423 domain-containing protein: MSAKLMLLLGALFGAISVGLGAFGAHGLPDFLTGQGLTSETVARRLDNWEVASQYLMYHALALLACGVLAHLRPSLSLSIATWFMTIGALIFSGMLYALVLLNMPVLGAIVPIGGVSMICGWLSLAWAGGGCCSYECPTGLLKK, from the coding sequence ATGTCTGCCAAGTTGATGTTGCTATTGGGTGCCTTGTTCGGCGCGATCAGCGTTGGTTTGGGCGCATTTGGTGCTCACGGTCTGCCCGACTTTCTCACGGGGCAAGGGTTGACGAGTGAAACCGTTGCTCGCCGGCTCGATAACTGGGAAGTCGCCAGTCAGTACTTGATGTATCACGCCTTGGCGCTGTTGGCCTGCGGAGTTCTCGCGCATCTGCGCCCCAGCTTATCCCTCTCGATTGCCACCTGGTTCATGACGATCGGCGCTTTGATCTTCAGCGGCATGCTCTATGCGCTCGTGCTGCTGAACATGCCCGTCCTGGGAGCTATCGTTCCTATCGGCGGCGTATCGATGATCTGCGGCTGGCTTTCATTGGCCTGGGCTGGCGGCGGCTGTTGCTCGTATGAATGCCCGACGGGCTTGCTGAAAAAATAG
- the truD gene encoding tRNA pseudouridine(13) synthase TruD: protein MKLKCVPADFQVEEQITLRSTGGPFALYLLNKESIGTLEAIDQIVQRWNFSRPQMAWAGLKDRHARTSQYITVKGGPRQNMEAGGIQLKFLGYAARPVHPRDIVSNRFTVVMRDMDAPSIAAAQRTLAEAERDGLPNYFDEQRFGSLGESGVFIAQPWCKGDYEQALWLALAEHNDHDRPDEREQKRLLRELWGKWPECKAALARSHRRSVITFLADKPIQPDFKRAFALIRQELRSLWLAAYQSHLWNQMLAAVLEANCPPEVLRRQRIARQELPFFTSLPAEHRDWLHAFQMPLPSARLHLDPGDLKDLIDDVMSAEGMELREVRVKYPRDAFFSRGERPAIFLPEYLTHETAADDIYRGREKLTLKFTLRRGSYATIFVKRITGLAWSDEEDDSEEEAPTEEA from the coding sequence ATGAAGCTCAAATGTGTCCCCGCTGATTTTCAGGTCGAAGAACAGATCACGCTGCGCTCAACCGGCGGACCTTTCGCACTCTATCTGCTGAACAAAGAATCGATCGGCACGCTCGAAGCCATCGATCAAATTGTCCAGCGTTGGAACTTCTCCCGCCCGCAAATGGCCTGGGCCGGTCTGAAAGATCGCCACGCCCGCACCAGCCAATACATCACGGTGAAGGGTGGCCCCCGGCAGAACATGGAGGCCGGCGGCATTCAGTTGAAGTTCCTGGGCTACGCTGCCCGCCCCGTTCACCCGCGCGATATCGTCAGCAATCGTTTCACCGTCGTCATGCGAGATATGGACGCTCCGTCGATCGCAGCTGCCCAGCGCACACTGGCCGAAGCCGAGCGCGACGGTCTGCCCAACTATTTCGACGAGCAACGCTTCGGTTCGCTCGGCGAGTCCGGAGTCTTCATTGCCCAGCCGTGGTGCAAAGGGGACTACGAGCAGGCTCTCTGGCTGGCACTGGCAGAGCATAACGACCATGACCGTCCCGACGAGCGTGAGCAGAAACGCCTCCTCCGCGAACTGTGGGGCAAATGGCCAGAGTGCAAAGCGGCGCTCGCGCGGTCGCATCGCCGCAGCGTGATAACGTTCCTGGCCGACAAACCCATTCAGCCCGATTTCAAACGGGCATTCGCGCTGATCCGGCAAGAACTCCGCAGTTTGTGGCTGGCCGCTTATCAAAGCCACCTGTGGAACCAAATGCTCGCCGCGGTTCTCGAAGCGAACTGCCCTCCCGAAGTACTCCGGCGGCAACGCATCGCCAGGCAAGAACTCCCCTTCTTCACTTCGCTACCGGCCGAACATCGCGACTGGCTGCATGCCTTTCAAATGCCGCTCCCGTCGGCCCGGCTCCATCTGGATCCCGGCGATTTGAAAGACTTGATCGACGACGTGATGAGTGCCGAAGGGATGGAACTGCGCGAGGTCCGCGTCAAGTATCCGCGCGATGCCTTCTTCAGCCGTGGCGAACGGCCAGCCATCTTTCTGCCCGAGTATCTCACGCACGAAACCGCTGCGGACGATATCTATCGTGGTCGGGAAAAGCTGACGCTCAAGTTCACGCTCCGTCGCGGCTCTTATGCCACCATCTTCGTCAAGCGCATCACCGGCCTGGCTTGGAGCGATGAAGAAGACGATTCGGAAGAAGAAGCTCCCACTGAAGAGGCGTAA
- a CDS encoding UbiX family flavin prenyltransferase, protein MSTAPNLPLVLAMTGASGAPYAVRLLEVLLAGGHEVHLMISPSGQAVLKQELGLQVAIGNFELSQLLPKLPIGQLPGKLVYHHHQDYFTPVASGSFLTRGMVVCPCSGTTLSGIAHGSSSNLIQRAADVHLKERRKLILVPRETPLSLIYLDNMRKAVEAGAVMLPASPGWYHGVRDLNDLVDFIVARILDQLGLPNTLMRRWGE, encoded by the coding sequence ATGAGCACCGCTCCAAACTTGCCACTGGTGCTGGCAATGACAGGCGCCAGCGGGGCTCCGTATGCCGTGCGCCTGCTCGAGGTACTCCTGGCTGGCGGTCATGAAGTCCACCTGATGATTAGCCCCAGCGGTCAGGCGGTGCTGAAGCAGGAATTGGGCCTGCAGGTGGCCATCGGCAACTTCGAACTGAGCCAACTCCTGCCGAAACTCCCAATCGGGCAACTTCCCGGCAAGCTGGTCTATCACCACCATCAGGACTACTTCACTCCTGTGGCCAGCGGCTCGTTTCTGACTCGCGGCATGGTCGTTTGTCCCTGCTCGGGGACCACGCTCAGTGGTATTGCCCACGGTAGCAGTAGCAACCTCATCCAACGGGCTGCCGACGTGCACCTCAAAGAACGCCGCAAGTTAATTCTCGTCCCGCGCGAAACGCCCCTCTCGCTGATCTATCTCGACAACATGCGGAAGGCCGTCGAAGCCGGTGCGGTCATGCTTCCCGCCTCGCCCGGCTGGTATCACGGCGTCCGCGATCTCAACGACCTGGTCGACTTCATCGTCGCCCGCATTCTCGATCAACTCGGCCTGCCCAATACGCTCATGCGGCGCTGGGGCGAATGA
- the ubiE gene encoding bifunctional demethylmenaquinone methyltransferase/2-methoxy-6-polyprenyl-1,4-benzoquinol methylase UbiE — translation MSTATLDKSGSRVRRMFGEIAPHYDRMNHLLSMNIDKYWRWYTVRKLNPQAGDPILDVCTGTGDLALAFHRYTKGQSPIVASDFCGEMLEIGCHKRDRAKIAAEQIEFIEADAQALPFESDRFGVVSVAFGLRNVADTDLGLRELTRVCKPGGQVAVLEFSTPTWQPFKAFYGFYFRNVLPRIGQMLARNSSAAYEYLPQSVGLFPQGKELATKMEAAGLKDVKYYTLTFGIATLYVGRK, via the coding sequence ATGTCCACCGCCACCCTCGATAAATCCGGCTCTCGCGTTCGCCGCATGTTCGGCGAGATTGCTCCGCATTACGACCGGATGAACCACTTGCTGTCGATGAACATCGACAAATACTGGCGGTGGTACACAGTCCGCAAGTTGAATCCGCAGGCAGGTGATCCGATCCTGGATGTCTGCACCGGTACGGGCGATTTGGCCTTAGCCTTCCATCGCTATACCAAAGGTCAGTCGCCGATTGTGGCCTCGGACTTCTGCGGCGAGATGCTCGAAATCGGCTGCCACAAACGAGATCGGGCGAAGATCGCTGCCGAACAGATCGAGTTTATTGAAGCCGACGCACAAGCTTTGCCATTCGAGAGCGATCGCTTCGGTGTGGTCTCGGTCGCCTTCGGACTCAGGAATGTCGCCGACACCGATCTAGGGTTGCGCGAGCTAACCCGGGTTTGCAAACCGGGCGGTCAGGTCGCGGTGCTGGAATTCTCAACTCCCACCTGGCAGCCCTTCAAAGCGTTCTACGGCTTCTACTTCCGCAACGTACTCCCACGCATCGGGCAAATGCTCGCGCGGAACAGCTCGGCCGCCTATGAATACCTGCCCCAAAGCGTGGGGCTCTTTCCGCAAGGGAAAGAACTGGCGACGAAGATGGAAGCAGCAGGGCTGAAGGATGTGAAGTACTACACGCTGACGTTCGGCATCGCCACGCTCTATGTGGGGCGAAAATGA
- a CDS encoding four helix bundle protein, with protein sequence MGLTSSSKLTDCDGENSETDSSLDFALECGYLNAATHQELTTKCASIGRMLGSMIQNPDSFLLRPKKRPEH encoded by the coding sequence ATCGGGCTCACTTCGTCCAGTAAACTAACGGATTGCGATGGTGAAAACAGCGAAACTGACTCATCCCTCGACTTCGCCCTAGAATGCGGGTACCTGAATGCTGCCACCCATCAAGAACTAACGACGAAATGTGCTTCCATCGGACGCATGCTCGGCTCGATGATCCAAAACCCTGACTCCTTCCTCTTACGCCCCAAAAAACGCCCTGAACATTAA
- a CDS encoding four helix bundle protein gives MQIASAKQLTVYREAFGLAMKIFVLTKTFPADERYVLVSQIRRSSRSVCLNLREAWSKRRYRAHFVQ, from the coding sequence ATGCAAATTGCTTCTGCCAAGCAGTTAACGGTTTATCGAGAGGCTTTTGGTTTGGCAATGAAAATCTTCGTACTGACAAAGACCTTTCCTGCTGACGAGCGGTACGTGCTAGTAAGCCAGATTCGGCGATCGTCTCGGTCGGTATGCTTGAACCTTCGAGAGGCTTGGTCCAAGCGACGATATCGGGCTCACTTCGTCCAGTAA
- a CDS encoding MFS transporter: MPAPTSSATSAQRSQTPLRADIHASFADAAGYSMMVGIGETYIVPFALAVGAGKTAGGLAATLPMLAGATLQLASPWLVRKLGSHRLWVAACVFLQAISVFLLPVAIFLAPDSTNANVGGFPASVWWIYFAATVYWFAGLSGGPSWNTWIETIIPKRIRTKFFACRTRTGQAFTLLGFASGGLILHWAKSQGLVLHAFCAILFVAATCRLISGLALLCQSEPNRGRISDRHVPIRQLFASTAKNGGTLVWYLLAMQVAVQISGPYFNSYLFLDQHISYFEYMLMIGLGFAGKVLATPYWGRVAQQAGAKRLLWIGGIAIIPISSFWVISDWFSVWQWTVPITVPGSSGHWVVTGEFLYLCAVQLVSGFTWAAYELAMLLMFFEAIPRQDRTGMLTFYNWGNSAAMVVGSFLGAAILTSMHESHAAFLTLFGLSSVFRLMTVGLLYWAPDLHLRAVPPAVVPLGAGSTRALLDQPVLVTMPAVASAKEEQVQVFNPTSSL, translated from the coding sequence ATGCCTGCCCCAACTTCGTCTGCAACTTCGGCCCAGCGGTCGCAGACACCCCTCCGAGCCGATATCCACGCCAGCTTTGCTGATGCGGCCGGCTATAGCATGATGGTTGGCATTGGGGAGACCTACATCGTCCCTTTTGCCTTAGCCGTGGGTGCGGGCAAGACGGCGGGTGGACTCGCCGCCACGTTGCCCATGCTCGCCGGCGCGACTTTGCAGTTGGCTTCCCCCTGGCTGGTTCGCAAACTCGGTTCTCACCGGCTATGGGTGGCTGCTTGCGTTTTTCTACAAGCAATTAGCGTATTCCTGCTCCCCGTCGCAATTTTCCTGGCCCCCGATTCGACAAATGCGAACGTCGGCGGCTTTCCCGCTTCGGTCTGGTGGATCTACTTTGCCGCGACCGTCTATTGGTTTGCCGGGCTCTCGGGCGGACCATCGTGGAATACTTGGATCGAAACGATCATTCCCAAACGGATCCGCACGAAGTTCTTCGCCTGTCGCACACGTACGGGTCAAGCTTTCACTTTGTTAGGTTTCGCCAGCGGTGGTTTGATTCTGCATTGGGCTAAAAGCCAGGGTCTGGTGCTGCATGCGTTTTGCGCGATCCTGTTTGTCGCCGCCACCTGCCGGCTGATATCCGGCCTGGCGCTGCTTTGTCAAAGCGAGCCGAATCGCGGCCGCATTAGCGATCGCCATGTGCCCATCCGGCAGTTGTTTGCCTCGACCGCCAAAAATGGCGGCACGCTCGTTTGGTATTTGCTGGCGATGCAAGTGGCCGTGCAAATCTCCGGGCCGTATTTCAATTCGTACTTGTTTCTCGATCAGCACATCTCGTACTTCGAATACATGCTGATGATCGGGCTGGGCTTCGCGGGAAAAGTGCTCGCCACTCCGTACTGGGGCCGCGTCGCGCAACAAGCAGGTGCCAAGCGACTCCTGTGGATTGGCGGCATCGCGATCATTCCCATTTCGTCGTTCTGGGTCATCAGCGACTGGTTCTCGGTCTGGCAATGGACTGTTCCCATCACGGTGCCCGGTTCCAGCGGGCACTGGGTCGTTACGGGCGAGTTCCTCTATCTATGCGCCGTGCAGTTGGTCTCCGGTTTCACCTGGGCCGCGTACGAACTGGCGATGCTGCTGATGTTCTTTGAAGCGATCCCGCGCCAAGACCGCACGGGCATGCTCACGTTCTACAACTGGGGGAACTCCGCGGCGATGGTCGTGGGGAGCTTTCTCGGTGCTGCGATTCTCACTTCCATGCACGAGTCCCATGCAGCGTTCCTCACGCTCTTCGGGCTCTCGTCGGTCTTCCGGCTGATGACGGTGGGGCTTCTCTATTGGGCTCCCGACCTTCACCTGCGTGCGGTTCCGCCAGCCGTCGTGCCCCTGGGTGCCGGCTCCACGCGCGCCTTGCTCGATCAACCGGTGCTCGTCACCATGCCCGCTGTGGCCAGCGCGAAAGAGGAGCAGGTGCAAGTGTTTAATCCAACTTCATCGCTGTAA
- a CDS encoding DUF1559 domain-containing protein, which translates to MDRARARGFTLVELLVVIAIIGVLVALLLPAVQAAREAARRAQCSNNLKQLGLALANYEDSLKILPPGAFWAYDPLMNPIKGSAILHLLPYMEQQALFDKFDFKLYRIEDQATPQTFQELAGTYLPSLRCPTDNSPKRYGTTALTNYGASRGPTRVETNPASSCSHPYNTFATNTSSDQIDNIPGPFSRMGVVRGVSMRLSDITDGLSSTIFFGEVRPACSTHFSAGWARSNSGNGYATTIIPINYDSCDRTGTRPACNRHNNWNTEVGFKSLHPGGAMFLFGDGSVRLLTDRIDHQNYQYLGSRWDGQVAQL; encoded by the coding sequence ATGGATCGTGCTCGCGCGCGAGGCTTTACCCTCGTCGAACTGCTCGTAGTAATTGCAATTATCGGCGTCTTGGTCGCGCTGCTGTTGCCAGCGGTACAGGCCGCTCGAGAAGCGGCCCGCAGGGCCCAGTGCTCGAACAATCTCAAACAACTCGGACTGGCCCTGGCCAATTACGAAGACAGCTTGAAGATTCTTCCCCCCGGTGCCTTCTGGGCCTACGACCCACTGATGAATCCCATCAAGGGCTCGGCCATCTTGCACCTGCTTCCCTATATGGAACAGCAAGCTCTATTCGACAAGTTCGATTTCAAACTCTATCGGATCGAAGACCAGGCCACACCGCAAACGTTTCAAGAACTCGCCGGGACTTACCTCCCTTCGCTCCGCTGCCCCACCGACAACAGCCCCAAACGCTATGGCACTACCGCCCTCACGAATTACGGCGCGTCGCGCGGCCCCACGCGTGTAGAGACCAACCCCGCTTCTTCCTGCTCGCATCCCTACAACACTTTCGCCACCAACACGTCATCGGACCAGATCGACAACATTCCCGGCCCCTTCAGCCGGATGGGCGTCGTCCGCGGCGTGTCGATGCGTCTGAGCGATATCACCGACGGCCTGTCGTCGACGATTTTCTTCGGCGAAGTTCGCCCTGCTTGTTCGACTCACTTCTCGGCAGGGTGGGCCCGCTCCAATAGCGGCAATGGCTACGCCACGACGATCATTCCCATCAACTACGACTCGTGCGATCGAACCGGAACCAGGCCCGCCTGTAATCGGCATAACAACTGGAACACCGAAGTCGGCTTCAAGTCGCTCCATCCCGGCGGGGCGATGTTCCTGTTCGGTGACGGTTCGGTGCGGCTCCTCACCGACCGGATCGATCATCAGAACTATCAGTACCTGGGAAGTCGTTGGGACGGCCAGGTAGCCCAGCTGTAA
- a CDS encoding transthyretin-like family protein, whose translation MNSARCIAGLVAGALLIFVAGCDTGPRMIPVSGVVTLDGKPVKNAAVMFLSTSGGRPAEGITDAEGRYSLTTFKFGDGAVEGQHSVSVTGVESIGNPGSYTPEGMISGSGTQREIWFVPQKYSNPATAGIQCEVSPSQNKHDFDLKSVE comes from the coding sequence ATGAACTCTGCCCGCTGCATCGCCGGACTCGTTGCCGGCGCACTCCTGATCTTCGTTGCCGGTTGTGATACCGGTCCACGGATGATTCCCGTTAGCGGCGTGGTTACTCTCGATGGCAAGCCAGTGAAAAATGCGGCCGTCATGTTCCTGTCGACGAGTGGTGGTCGCCCCGCGGAAGGAATTACCGATGCCGAGGGGCGCTACTCGCTCACCACGTTCAAGTTCGGCGATGGTGCCGTGGAAGGCCAGCATTCAGTCAGCGTGACCGGCGTCGAAAGCATTGGCAACCCTGGCAGTTATACGCCCGAAGGAATGATTTCGGGCAGCGGCACGCAACGGGAAATCTGGTTTGTCCCGCAGAAGTACAGCAATCCGGCCACTGCGGGAATTCAATGCGAAGTCAGCCCGTCGCAGAACAAGCACGACTTCGACCTGAAGTCAGTTGAGTGA
- a CDS encoding HupE/UreJ family protein has translation MNLRTAVSVLGLIVVTCQAAWGHPGHTHTDPTGSGLHAGFFHPLLGLDHLLAMFAVGLLATQIGGRAMWALPAAFLGMMIVGGGLGIAGFAMPGIEIAIALTVVTLGIALAFGRKYPLLAAAVVIGLFGLLHGHAHGTEMPGSTQPVMYAMGFILATAGLHLAGVGAGLLFVRGQQDPLFVRLSGAAISLAGVMILLGAI, from the coding sequence ATGAACCTGAGAACCGCCGTGAGTGTGCTAGGGTTGATTGTTGTCACTTGCCAGGCAGCTTGGGGACATCCGGGGCATACGCACACAGATCCAACTGGCAGCGGATTGCACGCTGGCTTCTTTCATCCGCTGCTCGGGCTCGATCACTTGCTGGCCATGTTCGCCGTTGGGCTGCTGGCCACACAAATTGGCGGCCGGGCCATGTGGGCTTTGCCGGCCGCGTTCTTGGGAATGATGATCGTCGGCGGTGGCCTCGGGATTGCAGGCTTCGCTATGCCGGGAATTGAAATTGCCATCGCGTTGACGGTGGTGACGCTAGGCATTGCGCTGGCCTTTGGCCGGAAGTATCCGCTGCTCGCGGCAGCTGTGGTGATTGGCTTGTTCGGCCTGTTGCACGGTCATGCTCACGGCACCGAAATGCCCGGCAGTACGCAACCTGTTATGTATGCGATGGGCTTCATCCTGGCCACGGCCGGGCTGCATCTGGCTGGCGTTGGGGCCGGCTTGCTGTTCGTTCGCGGTCAGCAAGATCCGCTGTTCGTGCGACTCTCGGGCGCTGCTATTTCGCTGGCGGGCGTGATGATTCTGCTCGGTGCGATTTAG